The DNA segment CAAATAAAGCCGTTGGTgctgcgcctgatccctcttCGGTTATGTCGGATTGCAGCCTCATCAGACTATGTGAGTGCAGGAATACAGGTACGcgtgtgtattgcgcacacacttgtgcactataacattGGCCGCGTACCTTGCTGGTCttcgttaagattggccgctgtAGCCGAAATTCGTGTAGGAAGGCTTCATAATATTGTTCAGGACActtattgacaaaaaataattcatgcACCAAAATACATAATTAGTGATCTGTGTGGATCATAAAAAGCACTAAAGTAATCTTTTTCGCTTTCAATTGATTTGGTTTTGTCTTAGAATAATAAGATGGcaccaaaagaaaaaaaatatgactccCCAAAAAGTGTACCTATCATGTCAGAATTATTTCACACAAAGATCTCATGAGCCTAGATGGTTTGCTTGTATGGTATAtggattatatttttcattacaatacCGGTAATTACACACTGAACAAATAACTCTGTACAGAaaatacaagaaatatttttcatcaaggtatagtttatttattttaaacaatgctGTCGGGTAAACAAATTAAGCTAAACCAAAATTAGTATTACTTATTTAGTGATTTTAATGTGCGACGCGTGTAAAGTTTAATATACAACCCTTAATTTTAGAGTTTAGggcctaataataatattttctatttaagtttattttgggcaataaaaatgtaagtagCATCATTGTACTAAGTTGTATTAGTGTTGTAATTCCttcaaaaaaatgtaaattttcaaatattacattaaCTTAAAAGTGTACTAAACTAATGACAACTATCAACATACTAAAAATGTTATAGCATAGGAAATAACCACCGAGTATAGAGTATCAAAATAAGTATTAGAAAATGAATCTTGTATGGTAATGTATACCGCGAAAAGCAAATATTGACGCGTGGCGTATATCCGTGCAGATTCGCAAACGCGGCGAGGATTCCAAAGTAAAGCCGATACTGTTGAACAAAGACGATCCGAGCTGCATTAGCGATCCGAGCGCTGTACCGATCAACGCCGACGCCACTGTGCTCAACCACTTTGAGGAAATGCATCCCAAAGACGAATTTGAGTTGTTGCATTCGTCGCTAGTCGCCGATAAAGTGAGTTTCAAGTAAACCCATTGTGTTTGTCCTTTGAgttgtattatttgttgtataataagGGTAATTAGGTATACAATTGGTATTAACTATTATTCTACGTATGCTTTAATAGTTTGatgcatttttttgtatttctgttCTAATACCACATCACAGGAGCTCAATATTTAGCAATTTGACTTTCGTATGGAGATAAATTATTAGTACACAGTGGTTTACCAACGACATACGGCATTACACGATTGATAACGAATGCTGGGAACGTCTATATTCTTAATATTAgattaaaagtattaataaaaatttagttGTAATTCGGATTTTTCAGATGTTTTCTTAcgcgataaaattatattagtattttccAGTGATCGCCCAAGTTTGCGTCAGATTGGAATGACACCTGCTGCTATATGTGCAAATAATATAGAACTTAAATTGGGACTTTTGGGAATAACATTTGCATTCATTTGTACTCGATGAATATTTATCGCTGACATCCTGTTTATCATAcaatttgaatgaaataattattgtcccactacttaatttaaattatccaAAAATGGGTATATTTAGAGGTGACTAATACTTCTACGATTTCTCGAACTTTTCTGTTCAATTGTTTAATAAGGATTAAGTCGTCGTTGCCACATCCGGCATATATTACAATCTTTAACATCATTCGTCTATTTatgttatgcaaaaaatatattgtattctcatcatccaataaattaaaatacaggcGTGATATCCGTTGCAATCGTTAATGTCATCGAAAACAATGGTAGTTTATAGCGAACACTTGTGTCATATTGCTAAATAATCCGATTCCGCAATGTAcaaattatagaatatagttgTAAGACGAATTAACGAAGGCAGGATGTTAAAGGACCTCAATATCTATCGATATATACgcggcgaaagcctagttggttgtggaacggactgccgagacgaatgtccgcaggttcaaatcccaagggcacacacctctgacttttctaaaaatgtgtgtattctttgtgaattatcgcttgctttaacggtgaaggaaaacatcgtgaggaaacctgcatacctgagaaattcactattaggaattttcgagggtatgtgaagtctaccaacccgcactaggtcagcgtgctggactaaggcctattccttctcagtagtagagcaggcccgtgcctaacagtgggcagtatataatacaggactaatgttattttttattttttaatatctatcatTTTACGTACACACGTTGACTGGTGGCAAATGATGCAAAAGTTATTTAGATAAGTAGTTGTgagtttttttatgtatatgtcCTGAGAAATACGAGGCATAATGATTATGATAAGTTTGATAGCTGAACAACATGAAatgaaatactaaaaatatgtcttaaagattttaaaagCAATGCTTTAAAATTGGCTTTGTACCAGTTATAGCTTATTTTTCTTCGTTCTTTACTACATTTTTCCCGCGGCTTCGTGAAAAGCCTTTGCAGCTATAAAAGTACTAAATGACGGCAGCGATCCATATCGTGTGCACAACGCCAGtctcatctatttaaaaacattaaaaagtcaAACATTGTTCCGGGAGCAagttaccggaataaaaagtatctgTGTGTGCTTAATTTTATTCGAATCCGTCCAGCTGTCTTTAAATTTACTTAGATAACGTCCAAACATTTTCGCAAACTTTCTCGTTAATAAGGATTAAGATAATTCCTGTTCTTTCTGTAAAACATtaacatagtatcacgcctctatcctcgaggggtaggcagactatggattgccactgcacgattctggcatacctCTCTCGCttccaaaaaaatttaaactacaaGTTAACTGATGTAGAGGTAATCtatacgataataataatatattacgatTATAATATCAAAGAGCCTACTATTAGTAATATTCGAGACGTCACGACCACATCATAACTACTTTAGCTGtagttgaaaattttattacaaatatcgaTTTTCactgaaagtttaaattattaatgacatTTGAACCACGCATTGTAGAGCAACGTATATGGGGAGAAGATCGATGGGTATTCAGGTCCTTTTTATGTTGACTCTTTGATTGTATTACAAACTGTACAAGtgctttatttataacatttaactaTCACACCACTACATGCATAGTATATTCTCATGCTTTACACTATTTTATATATCGATGCTTGTATTCCGCGGGTtgcaaagaaagaaatatattattttcaaaacattacTTTCACGGAAGCGCGATAAAATTATCTGTCCATTAAGAtggatagatatttttaaagattaattttgtttattgcgattcgttaacttttataacttgttattttcaattatattatctatttgtCTATGTAAATTGCACTGTTTtagtaaatttgtaaatatcttCATACATGTCTAAGAACACTTCTTTCTgtctttactggtggtagtgCTCTCATATAtgagtgtccgcctgggtaggtaccaccgcagtgtctgtttctgccggtaagcagcagtgtgcagtcactgttgtgtttcggtttgaaggacattgtatcttgtgtaactactggacataataagacaacacctcatgtctcaggatggcgagcgcagtggaataacaaacaatactttgtaattcaaggtgttggatgttgtttctactgtttatgggcggtcgtatcgcttaccatcaggcgaatgaccagctcgtctcgtcattcaaagcattaaaaaaaagcgCTCTAAAAAGCTCTGGTAAAGATGTTATTTAGACTACATAATGGTAGATAGCAATGACAATGTTGAATAATATTCTGTGCAAGGAAATCACGAAATAAGTGAACAATACCATGTTGTGGTGTTTACATAGCCCAAATGTATGGAAACTCAGCATGTATCtacatatgaaaatttataaataacttgcataattattttttttatttacattttgaatagatttattttctttgcatTCACGGAAGTATGTTTCACGATGCGTTTTACTAAAATCATTAAGCTTGCACtatgaataacatttttgtCTCATTTTTGCTCGCAACTGCGTTCGCTcggaatattatgttataatgcTCAATAACATAGTTAATAGTATAAGGCAAATTATTTGTTTTCGGAATTCATGTCGTAACTTTGTATCTGTCgaagtgatttttatattattaaagtaatttgCTCCTATTTGCCCCTAAAAGTTTGAATTTAGCCCCCTAGTTTGTTGTCACTTTTAGGTACCCTTCTACCTTTTATTCTTTTACTGGCTCTTTTAAAGTTTGAAAGAAAATGCTGGATAATTTTACAAGAGTGGCGGCCCACTCACTTCTCAGTGCGATTCTACTTCTGTAAATCTACCGCTGCTTTTTgtaactacatattattatgtatagatagtAAAGTCTCGTGTTAACTATAGTTAATTTTTAAGATTGCCGATAAACCGGAGGAAGTAGTTGAAAAGAAGGACAACAAGCCGTCGAAGCCCAGCAAAAGCGGCAAAGTTACTGCTAAGGCACCGGCGCCTGCTGAACCTGTGAAGGAAGAACCCGCGCGTGAGCGACACAACAGCGGAGATGCACCTAAAGAGCCGCGCAAAGGTACCATACGTTTTTGTATGTCACATAAaagtcaaacaaaaaaatatataggttcgAATTAACAATGTCACCATAATGGCCATTCTGTCACTTTTATTTATGAAGTGCTCTTGGTGCAATACATTGAATTGgctataattttgtaatatgtataggtaAAAAAGCAGAGAAGAAAGCTCCCAACAGCGAGGTGGTAGAGGCTGGCCGCGAGGAAGTTGTCCCACCTCTGAACGCGCCGCAGCCCACCGAGCTGACGACGGAGAAGCTGCTGAAGCAAGCGCTGGGCGCCACCACAGCCGCCGCCGTCGCCGCGCCTgtcgccgccgcgcccgcgcctgcgcccgcgcccgcgccttCCGCGCCCGCCAAGAACAAGAAGAAGAAGGCCGAGCCTAACGTGCTCTCTCTCATGGGTCAGTCAATATATAaacgataaattaaaaaactttaaaatttcaaCCAACTTGCTAGAAAGGTGAAATTAACCTCAAGTCTCTGGTAATAACATTAAACCTATGTGatctttttacaaaatattcaaagtatAATAAGGAAGTATTTGTGTGTATGGTATCAGCGGGCGACAGCGGCGGCGTGAACGTGGGCGAGCTGGTGCGCGTGGTGCGCGAGGCGGCGCTGTCCCGCACCGAGATACAGATCCTCACCGACGCGCTGCTCAACAAGCACCACGACCCGCTCCCGCAGCACTCCGAATGGACCGAGGTATACACATTTCTTTGGACCACATTGatatccataaaaatattattcgaatGTGAATATTTCTCCTTAATCTGCCGCTGGGAGATATTTTTACCTGATTTTCAAAAAAAGTAGGAAGCTCTGAATTCGTCTcttcgtttattttatatatttttacagaacAGTGTACTTTTATATGGGGGGTTTAAAAAGTGgcttagtttaaaaaaaacatcaaatttacaatggcttattttaataaatgactttttattctaaatttgtATATGCAGGGCCCCAATGATCCAGTGCAAAAGTTGAAGAAGCAGTTGGCTGACAAGGAGAAGGCCTTAGCCGATGAGGTGGATGCGTCTCAAGCACTGCAGGCTAAACTAAAGGAATTGAGGTATGTcatgtattataaaaagtattaaaaaaaaatagttttttggtGACTTTCGATTATTTCACCTTGTCAGACTTTCCAATTATGATGTAATCCTAGTACTGTTATATTTGTGCATTTATCGTGCGTCATTACCTAAAATTACTGGGACCCCCTTGATTGTAACGTAAGCATAGTTACGAGTAAGATTTGCTAATTAGATTTTACGTAATCTTTTGTTGTTCAGAGCGAGCCTGAACGCGGAGCGATCCCGCGCGGCTGCCGTCTCGCGCGCCTCCGACCAGCAGCGCGCACGCGCCGACCACGCCGCCGCCGAGCTGCACGCGCTGCAGGCCCGGCTGCAGCGCCTCGCCGACGACAACCACGCGCTCGCGCAAGACAAACTTGTTGTGAGTGAAAAACTGAATACTTGCAACCATACCCTAACGTctctgtttttaattatattgagaTTAGTACATGTTTCATAGATTTAAAAAGATGTTACTAAATAGTTTGCAgtagtaatgatttttttatttataatgttgaaTCTAGTATTAAGTAATGTAAATGAGGTAATGTTGAGATGTGTGTCTGTTGTGTTATAGTTGCAGGCTAAGTTGGGCGCGGAGGGTGAGGCTCAAGCGCAGCGCGTGCAGTTGGAGATGCACATCCAGCGGCTGTCAGAGTCTGAGGGCGCGCTTATGGCTCAGCTGGCGGCGCTGCAGGCGGAGCTGAGCGCGCATGCGCTGGAGGCGGGGCAGGCGCGCTGCgagctcgccgccgcgcgcgacTCTCTGCTCATGGCGCAGCAGCACGCCGCCGACCTGGCGCAGCAGCTGCAGGACTCCTCGCGCGCCTACGCCGACCTCGACCAGCTCGTGCAGCAGGAACGACGACAGGCACAGGAACGGATACACGGTCAGTCACAACTCACAATATACACACCTCTCATATCAATTCTTACCTGacaataaactaatattttccaaataaaatatactctacTCTTAACTCGATGCTTCTCAAATGTCGCCGTCTGCACtaaaaaactacataaataaGCAATCACTCTATTAATCTAATAGTCAATCAATTCATACTATGCAGATAGttgtttaaatcaatttataatgaaaatgttaaatgttagaAATTCACGAAGCTATGGCACAGGTAGTAACCTCAAGAAATATTTCAGAACTGCAAAACGAAGTGCAGCGTTTGGCTAACCGGGCTCAGACTGCCGAAACCAACTTGGAAAAGTTAAAGGAAGAGTCGgaaaaacaacaacaacaggtatttatatttattttattctttactaaTGCTATTAAAGGTTGGActtgtaacattaaatattaataatgatgtcTGTTATATTGTAGCTATCAAATGAAATTTCTTCACTCAGCGAGCAACTTGCCGCTCGTGAATCGGAATTGGCTGAACTGAAACAGATGAAAGCAGTACCGGCACAAAACGGGTTGCCCACAGCTAATGAAAATGAACAGAAGGTAAAGTTAAAGTAAAAATTCTCCAAATCTACCGCACTAATTCCTGTcctaataatgattttatggaACTACAGTGGTGGAGCACCTGCTGCCCCTTAATTATAATCCCAATATTGTCAAGGTGTTTCGGCTAATTGGTGGTGATATATGTAATCAGGCAGCGGAGCTGGCGAAGGTGGAGAGTGTGGTGGAGGCGCTCCGAGGCGAACTGGCGGCGGCGCAGCGCGGCAGCCGCGACCAGCGCGACCAGCTCGCGCGTCTGCACGACCAGCTGCGCGCCTACCAGGACAAAAACAATGTCAGTACACAACACTACTACACAACCGACCCACAATATACAACATAACTTTCAAATAACATTGGTGTACATCAATGATGTCATTATCTTTCCCTATTGCGCGACTATTATaagaaaactaataaatacTTCTTCGTACAAATACAGATCTCTTTTACGGGAAAGAGAACATTATACTACCTCCTATCTATGATCTATCGCGCTCTCTCACTTCCTCAAgccaaaaagaaatattatacttataactcTTTTCTCAgtctcattaataatatttctgtgattgcattttttgtaataaaaaaaggattgtGTAACTATTAATATACGTAAGAAATAAGAATGTGCAACTTAACGAGTATAcgattaattttcaaatatttaatgtagtgAGGTGTCGACACCAAGCAGCCCCCTAAcataattaatagtaaattacGTATCATTCTCACGTCACATAGGAGTTGCGAACTAAAAACTGGAAAGTAATGGAGGCGTTACAGTCTGCCGAAAAGGCTCTACAGATGAAATCGGCAAGCGCGTTGCCGGCCCAAGACTCACTGCGCGTAAGTGTTGCGCCTTTGTTCATTGTACCCGAAGTAAGATGTCGATGTACTGCGACAATTCTTTGGCCGGCTTCGCTTCGTTCAATGTATTGCTTATTCACGGCCACCGATATACAAAtgcacatttttataaatcttgctTACCATGTTACTCCTTTGCCTACTAGCAGACTGAATTAtagaaattttcattttacttgCTTAAAAACCTGTAGCGGAGGTATCAAAATAGTACTTGTATGAGcccaaaacaacaacaataattattaaaattcttatgaTTTTGTACTGTGTACCAGGAAGCGATAAAGATGGCACAAGAGACGCAGTATAACGAAGTGGCAAATGTATTACGTGCGGTGTGTCCTTCGGCGGCGCCCGGCTCCTCACCCGACAAGCAATGGCTGCAGACCTTCGCTGATAACCTCAAGGCGGAATTAGAGAAGAAAACAGAGCTGGCCAAGCAATCTGCACAGAAAGAAGTAGAAAAGGTCGCGGCGCCCGTCTGCTCTGCGACGTCGGACGAACGAGTCGGCGAACTTGTCTCTCAGAATGAGCATCTACAGAGCCTCGTCGATAAATACAAGAGGATTATTGATGACACAGTAAGATaatgatttacattttatttcttatggaATAGCTACAcaaatccaaacattttaaaaaaaatcgcatttCTTTTGAACTGTAAGAATAGTGagttaaaagtaaattgtaacAGAAAACACAGtaagaagaaatattttaacatttttattggttGTTTTCCATGTTCATTCTAAAAGTTGACATAGTTATTATATGTTGCTCTTTCCCTCATACATACATTGTGTGatgtattatacaaatatgtgAACAACACAGGAAGGTGTGCTGAGTCGACTCCAACAAAACGTCACAACAGAGGAGCAGCGCTGGGCACAGCAGCTTGCTGACAAACAGCGAGAACTAGACGAACTACGCCAGAGGACAGTACTGCAGGTAAAATAACACATACTACTGTAAGACTatgacgaaaaataaaatataattaaaacattaaagtatTACAAGCCTCGGTTCTACAGCAGTCTTGAGAGCCGCGTGCAGTGTGATAAATTGTAAAACAGCATGGAATAAAGTTATGGGAACAGTTACGATTCCCAGATATATCTTAGTTTGTAAAGTGGtgcaaatattagttttaagaccataaaataattattaataacaactaTTTGACTTTTGCAAGTTTTCTCCAAGGATCAAGACCTTGGCCTTACCCACtctgaatatattttactgaaaaacaaatattgagcGAAACTTTTTCAACTTAGGAACCCATGGCGTTTGCATACTCCTGCATTGAAAAATCATTGCCCACAATTGTTGAGGAGGTATAAAGTTGAAAGTACTGTACTGTGTGTGCTTTTGTGTCGGTGCCGTGCGCCGTGTACCGTCGGTTCTGCACCATCACGTCGATTCGTGTACAAACATGTTTTCAATTTATGCTTCTTGATTCTATTCTATCGGTTTTATGGATTTTACCGACTTCCATTTTTCCTCTTTTTTTgtactgatatatttttgtccAATGGTGACGGATCGTGGAGTTTACGCTAAATATCTTAATTGTAACATTTATATGCGCAGATGCAGAAGAAGATCGATGCGTTGCAGGAAGAATTACAGCAGGCGCACGCGACGAACAAAAACAACAGCTTTGCTGATGCAGAACGTTTCACTCAGGTatgtttattacaaatttatttgtacGTACAAGAATTTTGTTCCAGTAAtagcttttaaatttatataaataaaactgttgcCACATGTATGTGAGAGCATCACTTGTGAATGGCCCGACCGGTTTGACAGATTCAAGTTTCATGTGTTTCTAATTATCTGGATGAGATTTgtatcgaaaaatatttttgaaaatgaacGGAAAAGAAAGTCGGGAAATTTCGCAATTTAggtgttttttttgtatgaaaatatttttcggacaCGCGAATCTCCGAAATCAtcgatttcaatgaaaatttttGGCGAGGGTTCTTTAGTTCTAGTTTGAATGCGATAAGTAGCGCTATTGTCGAGACCTGAAAGGTTGTTTTCATAAAATCCAGTCTGAGGCAGGACAATGTTTGCCATGTCTACTAGTAATGtactagtaaatattattgtgaaacaTTGTGTTACTTGAAAAGAGTTTCAGAgaatttatcttttataattccagagcttttgctcgcgggtcCGCTTTtgtgaaagtttttccgggataaaagtcccgctttatattttcccaggataaaaagtagactaCAGTAGCTTgctattattgaaaaaaaaaatatcgctttagtagttcccgagattatcgtgttcaaacatacaaactcttcagctttatatgataagctttatataatagtatagattagttataaattatgattataatattgtgttcgCAGTTTAAACATGGGTTTACCTAAACAGTCTCTAATTCTAAACACCATGTCTAAAGTCTTGTCTAACTCCCTgcattacaaaacattgttcaaaCATTGTGTATCTTAAAACCCtttaaacaatagaaaaaaaaattgcaatttttgaCTGTGCTGTCAAATTAGTCTATTATCCCTCTTTGTGCCTGTCAGTGTGAATCAAACTATTGTCAGTTTTGTTGTGCAGCCATCTaactcaataataaataaaattacctgaTGTTGGGTCCAGCACCGCAATGCACATACCACATGTATTTGTAAATCTATAGTTCCACCTCGCCGATCACAGGGACGATCATCATTTATAATATCGATTATTTTGTTGGCAAAAGATTTGCTGaatctgtacttttttttaagtGACATCTTCATAATATTCGGATAGGTTCATTCTTTTAGGGTTATACGAGTATCACGAAAGTTCTCCATGAAATCTAAATCTTCcatataaacatattacataatttacaaGATTCAGTTGCtcgtttttttttccaattactACTAGATTTTTAGTCACATGTTCATCGCTTGTTTAACTTTTTTGTGATAACACTGATAATGTTTTATAGGAACccattgtttgaaatattgtagAAACGAAATTCAACAATTGTATGTAGGCACAATTTGTATGTAGGCGCTGTAACGcgtttaaatagttatttttatatcagttatTCATAAACATGAATTGTTTCAGGAAAGACTAATGGCTGATTTGTCAAACAAACATGTTGATGTGAGCAATGGACCTCTACAGGTCAGTAACTTTTTCGATTAACGGATCAAAGTGTattaacatttcaatataacagtgctaaagtatttaattttgtttcatccAGATGGGATTAtcagaaaaataacaattacaacCAGCAAGCTTATTAAAAGCAGTATCCAGGTGTCATTCCTATTTGGCGAGTGTTTGTGAACTGAGGTAACATCGCGCTGCAGCCGTCGCCACTACGGGCGCTGCCATGTTCGCCGGCCGCCGTCAGGCGCCCACTTGTATATTACTCATATTCTATAATTGAAAACTATTTGTTGTAATTGGCTTGCAGTCTTCATTTCCTATTCAAAACTCTTTGACACAATACAAATTGGATGACGTCCCGCCATGCGAACAAATGACTGACGTAAAAgatacaatgataaataaaaaaattgttatgcaCAACCTTTAGTCATACTTAATTTGCCACACTCAGtgatttgatataaaatttcaacctatatttacatatttaagtaAGTTTTCTCCCGTCCAGGAACgcgttttctaaaattatgtaatattgattaataataatgcgCGTCAGAAACACACTATGGTGAATGACGCAAGATTTACCTTACTACTGATAAGTAATTTCGATGTCAGAATCACAATCACTGCCAATTTTTACCAACCGTAGGAAATAATATAGATGAGATCTATAGCACAAAgtctttattaataaagatgaCATTAGTCAATGAATATCTAGAATAAAATTTCCTAGCACCAGAAGTTTTTTTGTTCAGATATCACTTTTTTTCCAATTGGTGAAAACGAGCGTTAGCCAGGATGCAGTCTGTGCTGAAATCGATGtatagtattaattgtatttataaagcaTTTCTGGTAAATATCGAGATTAGAATGACTTATTCATTGTCATGAGGTTAATAATAAAGTGTTTGAAAAGCCCTATTCTGAATTAGAAAGCGACAATGCTGAAAAATTGTTCGTTTTAATTTGTAAGACATTGCGTGGCGTCAAatctaaataagttttataataaattctatggGACTGTGGCGATACGATATTATAGACAATGCATGATGTGTAAGATGAACCAAATTTAAAGACAGTGTTTTATTGCACACCCActgcaagggcacacacattattattataaacttgcttaatacttttatttgtatgttaagTTAATATAGTTTTCGTTTTATAAATTTGCTGGTTGCATGTTCAGTAACagagaaacataatattttgataaaatttcaatttgtgACATCCTCTTaatgaatttgaataattttgctTATTATAGTTTAGGTACGccgatttatatatttttttatttttataattttaagcaaTGT comes from the Manduca sexta isolate Smith_Timp_Sample1 chromosome 13, JHU_Msex_v1.0, whole genome shotgun sequence genome and includes:
- the LOC115443398 gene encoding ribosome-binding protein 1 isoform X9, which codes for MELQALLVLCGLGVAGVAVLLLMGLFSASGTSYEEAVAQQRRAATELLALAENKNKVKKNNSKKANKKLAKKEKNKESAAATTGSEQESEAPAESGMEDDPIPPAKSHVEFSPPVVGDIPKDSQPNVKIRKRGEDSKVKPILLNKDDPSCISDPSAVPINADATVLNHFEEMHPKDEFELLHSSLVADKIADKPEEVVEKKDNKPSKPSKSGKVTAKAPAPAEPVKEEPARERHNSGDAPKEPRKGKKAEKKAPNSEVVEAGREEVVPPLNAPQPTELTTEKLLKQALGATTAAAVAAPVAAAPAPAPAPAPSAPAKNKKKKAEPNVLSLMAGDSGGVNVGELVRVVREAALSRTEIQILTDALLNKHHDPLPQHSEWTEGPNDPVQKLKKQLADKEKALADEVDASQALQAKLKELRASLNAERSRAAAVSRASDQQRARADHAAAELHALQARLQRLADDNHALAQDKLVLQAKLGAEGEAQAQRVQLEMHIQRLSESEGALMAQLAALQAELSAHALEAGQARCELAAARDSLLMAQQHAADLAQQLQDSSRAYADLDQLVQQERRQAQERIHELQNEVQRLANRAQTAETNLEKLKEESEKQQQQLSNEISSLSEQLAARESELAELKQMKAVPAQNGLPTANENEQKAAELAKVESVVEALRGELAAAQRGSRDQRDQLARLHDQLRAYQDKNNELRTKNWKVMEALQSAEKALQMKSASALPAQDSLREAIKMAQETQYNEVANVLRAVCPSAAPGSSPDKQWLQTFADNLKAELEKKTELAKQSAQKEVEKVAAPVCSATSDERVGELVSQNEHLQSLVDKYKRIIDDTEGVLSRLQQNVTTEEQRWAQQLADKQRELDELRQRTVLQEPMAFAYSCIEKSLPTIVEEV
- the LOC115443398 gene encoding ribosome-binding protein 1 isoform X8 yields the protein MELQALLVLCGLGVAGVAVLLLMGLFSASGTSYEEAVAQQRRAATELLALAENKNKVKKNNSKKANKKLAKKEKNKESAAATTGSEQESEAPAESGMEDDPIPPAKSHVEFSPPVVGDIPKDSQPNVKIRKRGEDSKVKPILLNKDDPSCISDPSAVPINADATVLNHFEEMHPKDEFELLHSSLVADKIADKPEEVVEKKDNKPSKPSKSGKVTAKAPAPAEPVKEEPARERHNSGDAPKEPRKGKKAEKKAPNSEVVEAGREEVVPPLNAPQPTELTTEKLLKQALGATTAAAVAAPVAAAPAPAPAPAPSAPAKNKKKKAEPNVLSLMAGDSGGVNVGELVRVVREAALSRTEIQILTDALLNKHHDPLPQHSEWTEGPNDPVQKLKKQLADKEKALADEVDASQALQAKLKELRASLNAERSRAAAVSRASDQQRARADHAAAELHALQARLQRLADDNHALAQDKLVLQAKLGAEGEAQAQRVQLEMHIQRLSESEGALMAQLAALQAELSAHALEAGQARCELAAARDSLLMAQQHAADLAQQLQDSSRAYADLDQLVQQERRQAQERIHELQNEVQRLANRAQTAETNLEKLKEESEKQQQQLSNEISSLSEQLAARESELAELKQMKAVPAQNGLPTANENEQKAAELAKVESVVEALRGELAAAQRGSRDQRDQLARLHDQLRAYQDKNNELRTKNWKVMEALQSAEKALQMKSASALPAQDSLREAIKMAQETQYNEVANVLRAVCPSAAPGSSPDKQWLQTFADNLKAELEKKTELAKQSAQKEVEKVAAPVCSATSDERVGELVSQNEHLQSLVDKYKRIIDDTEGVLSRLQQNVTTEEQRWAQQLADKQRELDELRQRTVLQMQKKIDALQEELQQAHATNKNNSFADAERFTQERLMADLSNKHVDVSNGPLQMGLSEK
- the LOC115443398 gene encoding ribosome-binding protein 1 isoform X1; the protein is MELQALLVLCGLGVAGVAVLLLMGLFSASGTSYEEAVAQQRRAATELLALAENKNKVKKNNSKKANKKLAKKEKNKESAAATTGSEQESEAPAESGMEDDPIPPAKSHVEFSPPVVGDIPKDSQPNVKIRKRGEDSKVKPILLNKDDPSCISDPSAVPINADATVLNHFEEMHPKDEFELLHSSLVADKLIFKIADKPEEVVEKKDNKPSKPSKSGKVTAKAPAPAEPVKEEPARERHNSGDAPKEPRKGKKAEKKAPNSEVVEAGREEVVPPLNAPQPTELTTEKLLKQALGATTAAAVAAPVAAAPAPAPAPAPSAPAKNKKKKAEPNVLSLMAGDSGGVNVGELVRVVREAALSRTEIQILTDALLNKHHDPLPQHSEWTEGPNDPVQKLKKQLADKEKALADEVDASQALQAKLKELRASLNAERSRAAAVSRASDQQRARADHAAAELHALQARLQRLADDNHALAQDKLVLQAKLGAEGEAQAQRVQLEMHIQRLSESEGALMAQLAALQAELSAHALEAGQARCELAAARDSLLMAQQHAADLAQQLQDSSRAYADLDQLVQQERRQAQERIHELQNEVQRLANRAQTAETNLEKLKEESEKQQQQLSNEISSLSEQLAARESELAELKQMKAVPAQNGLPTANENEQKAAELAKVESVVEALRGELAAAQRGSRDQRDQLARLHDQLRAYQDKNNELRTKNWKVMEALQSAEKALQMKSASALPAQDSLREAIKMAQETQYNEVANVLRAVCPSAAPGSSPDKQWLQTFADNLKAELEKKTELAKQSAQKEVEKVAAPVCSATSDERVGELVSQNEHLQSLVDKYKRIIDDTEGVLSRLQQNVTTEEQRWAQQLADKQRELDELRQRTVLQEPMAFAYSCIEKSLPTIVEEMQKKIDALQEELQQAHATNKNNSFADAERFTQERLMADLSNKHVDVSNGPLQMGLSEK